From Micromonospora echinospora, one genomic window encodes:
- a CDS encoding NUDIX hydrolase — MPDAPADSTAPPADGTPSVDAVPAAAGTQPVGAAPAGDAAPPVDSTAALHADATAVLTRWEPTSPAAAEARDRTLALLAAGPVAVTRAHRPGHVTASVLIVDATGERLLFCLHGKFRQWVQLGGHCEPTDRTLAGAALREATEESGITGLRIDPVPIDVDIHPVPCQGGSFHHDVRFAVVAPPGAVERVSDESEALGWFPPDRLPTPRLGGVDQLLEPGLAALRRGLLRPAP, encoded by the coding sequence ATGCCCGACGCCCCTGCCGACTCCACCGCCCCGCCCGCCGACGGGACGCCCTCCGTCGACGCCGTCCCGGCCGCAGCCGGGACGCAGCCCGTCGGCGCCGCCCCGGCTGGCGACGCCGCCCCGCCGGTCGACAGCACCGCTGCCCTGCACGCCGACGCCACCGCTGTCCTGACCCGCTGGGAGCCGACCAGCCCTGCCGCCGCCGAGGCCCGGGACCGTACGCTGGCGCTGCTCGCCGCCGGACCGGTGGCGGTGACCCGGGCGCACCGTCCCGGTCACGTCACCGCGAGCGTGCTGATCGTCGACGCCACCGGCGAGCGGTTGCTGTTCTGCCTGCACGGCAAGTTCCGGCAGTGGGTGCAGCTCGGCGGGCACTGCGAGCCGACCGACCGGACGCTGGCCGGTGCCGCCCTGCGCGAGGCGACCGAGGAGTCCGGGATCACCGGCCTGCGGATCGATCCCGTCCCGATCGACGTGGACATCCACCCGGTGCCCTGCCAGGGCGGCTCGTTCCACCACGACGTCCGGTTCGCGGTCGTCGCGCCGCCCGGGGCGGTGGAGCGGGTCAGCGACGAGTCCGAGGCGCTGGGCTGGTTCCCGCCGGACCGGTTGCCCACGCCCCGGCTCGGCGGGGTCGACCAGCTCCTCGAACCGGGGCTGGCCGCGCTCAGACGTGGCCTTCTTCGCCCCGCTCCTTGA
- a CDS encoding mannose-1-phosphate guanylyltransferase, with protein MLYAVIPAGGSGTRLWPLSRAGHPKFLHPLTGSTRSLLQATVDRLAPLTTPERTLVVTGAAHVAAVARQLTGLPEENILVEPSPRDSCAAIALAAAVIAERDPDAVMGSFAADHLIGQPDRWADTVREAVRGAERGLLMTVGITPTRAETGYGYLETGDPVDGGPLRPVAEFKEKPEATVAEAYLRSGRHLWNASMFVWRVDVFLAELARQQPALHAGITAIAAAWGTPEQDDVLGTVWPTLPKISVDYAVMEGAATAGRVATVPGDFGWNDVGDFHTLGEVLPADGRGNVVLGGETKPGVLLHDTDDMVVVAQSGRLVAALGVRDLIVVDTHDAVLVCPRDRAQDVKKLVDELKERGEEGHV; from the coding sequence ATGCTCTACGCCGTCATCCCGGCGGGAGGAAGCGGCACGAGGTTGTGGCCGCTGTCCCGTGCCGGGCATCCCAAGTTCCTCCACCCGCTGACCGGCTCCACCCGGTCGCTGCTCCAGGCCACCGTGGACCGTCTCGCGCCGCTCACCACACCGGAGCGGACCCTCGTGGTCACCGGAGCGGCGCACGTCGCGGCGGTGGCCCGGCAGCTCACCGGCCTGCCGGAGGAGAACATCCTGGTGGAGCCCTCGCCCCGGGACTCGTGCGCGGCCATCGCGCTCGCCGCCGCCGTGATCGCGGAACGCGACCCGGACGCGGTGATGGGATCGTTCGCGGCGGACCACCTGATCGGGCAGCCGGACCGTTGGGCGGACACCGTCCGCGAGGCGGTCCGTGGCGCGGAGCGGGGCCTGCTCATGACGGTCGGGATCACCCCCACCCGGGCGGAGACCGGCTACGGCTACCTGGAGACCGGCGACCCGGTCGACGGCGGGCCGCTGCGCCCGGTCGCCGAGTTCAAGGAGAAGCCGGAGGCCACGGTCGCCGAGGCGTACCTCCGTTCCGGCCGGCACCTGTGGAACGCGAGCATGTTCGTCTGGCGGGTGGACGTCTTCCTCGCCGAGCTGGCCCGGCAGCAGCCGGCGCTGCACGCCGGAATCACGGCCATCGCCGCCGCCTGGGGCACCCCCGAGCAGGACGACGTGCTCGGCACGGTCTGGCCGACCCTGCCGAAGATCTCCGTCGACTACGCGGTGATGGAGGGCGCGGCCACGGCCGGACGGGTCGCCACCGTCCCCGGTGACTTCGGCTGGAACGACGTCGGCGACTTCCACACCCTCGGCGAGGTGCTTCCGGCCGACGGCCGCGGCAACGTGGTGCTCGGCGGCGAGACCAAACCGGGCGTGCTGCTGCACGACACCGACGACATGGTGGTGGTCGCCCAGTCCGGTCGGCTGGTCGCCGCGCTCGGCGTCCGGGACCTGATCGTGGTGGACACCCACGACGCGGTGCTGGTCTGCCCCCGCGACCGGGCCCAGGACGTCAAGAAGCTCGTCGACGAACTCAAGGAGCGGGGCGAAGAAGGCCACGTCTGA
- a CDS encoding glycosyltransferase family 4 protein, which translates to MTAGRPPRVLIDATSVPADRGGVGRYVDGLLGALGKVTGSAVDLVVVSLRTDQERYARMLPGAEVIPAPAAVAHRPARLAWEQTGLPLLAQQVGAQVLHSPFYTCPLRAGCPVTVTLHDATFFTEPEHYDKSRRTFFRSAIKTSLRRASRVIVPSKATRDELIRLLDADPTRIDVAYHGVDHSAFHAPSDEEKARVRARLGLGSSTYIAFLGAKEPRKNVPNLIRGWARAVADRTDPPALVVAGGQGHDDDIDRAVADVPAHLRLLRPGYLRYADLPGFLGGALVAAYPSYGEGFGLPILEAMACAAPVLTTPRLSLPEVGGDAVAYTSEDPDQIATDLAALLDDESRRLTLAKAGFDRAKEFTWESSAEVHIAAWSRVRA; encoded by the coding sequence GTGACCGCCGGTCGCCCGCCCCGCGTGCTCATCGACGCCACGAGTGTCCCCGCCGATCGTGGGGGCGTCGGTAGATACGTCGATGGCCTGCTCGGCGCCCTCGGCAAGGTCACCGGCTCGGCTGTCGACCTGGTCGTGGTGAGCCTCCGCACCGACCAGGAACGCTACGCCCGGATGCTGCCGGGGGCCGAGGTCATCCCCGCCCCGGCCGCCGTGGCCCACCGCCCGGCCCGGCTCGCCTGGGAGCAGACCGGCCTGCCGTTGCTGGCCCAGCAGGTCGGCGCGCAGGTGCTGCACTCGCCCTTCTACACCTGCCCGCTCCGGGCCGGCTGCCCGGTGACGGTGACCCTGCACGACGCCACGTTCTTCACCGAGCCGGAGCACTACGACAAGTCCCGGCGCACCTTCTTCCGCAGCGCGATCAAGACGTCGCTGCGTCGCGCCAGCCGGGTGATCGTGCCGAGCAAGGCGACCCGCGACGAGCTGATCCGCCTCCTCGACGCCGACCCGACCCGGATCGACGTGGCCTACCACGGTGTCGACCACTCGGCCTTCCACGCCCCGAGCGACGAGGAGAAGGCCCGGGTGCGCGCCCGGCTCGGCCTCGGCTCCAGCACCTACATCGCCTTCCTCGGGGCCAAGGAGCCGCGCAAGAACGTACCCAACCTGATCCGGGGCTGGGCCCGGGCGGTGGCCGACCGGACCGACCCGCCGGCGCTGGTGGTGGCCGGTGGCCAGGGGCACGACGACGACATCGACCGCGCGGTGGCCGACGTCCCGGCGCATCTGCGCCTGCTCCGCCCCGGCTACCTCCGCTACGCCGACCTGCCCGGGTTCCTCGGCGGGGCGTTGGTCGCGGCCTATCCCTCGTACGGCGAGGGGTTCGGCCTGCCGATCCTGGAGGCGATGGCCTGCGCCGCCCCGGTGCTGACCACGCCCCGGCTCTCCCTGCCCGAGGTGGGCGGTGACGCGGTCGCCTACACCAGCGAGGACCCGGACCAGATCGCCACCGACCTGGCCGCCCTGCTCGACGACGAGTCCCGCCGGCTGACCCTGGCCAAGGCCGGTTTCGACCGGGCCAAGGAGTTCACCTGGGAGTCCAGCGCCGAGGTGCACATCGCGGCGTGGAGCCGGGTCCGGGCCTGA
- a CDS encoding TIGR03089 family protein yields the protein MADDIPRVFADAIAADPTRPLLTWYDDATGERTELSGATLANWVAKTANLLVDDVAAGPGSIAGVLLPPHWQTAAVLLGCWSAGLAVSEKPGPVDVLFAAADRVPEADAWSAGERYALALAPFALPLREVPAGFADYVVEVRVHGDHFSPYPGGGADLVARAAERAGELGLAAGDRVLVDAARHPDPLDWLLAPLSAGASVVLCGNLDPARVESRTASEKVTRSLT from the coding sequence GTGGCCGACGACATTCCCCGGGTCTTCGCCGACGCGATCGCGGCCGACCCGACCCGCCCCCTGCTGACCTGGTACGACGACGCCACCGGTGAGCGCACCGAACTCTCCGGCGCGACGCTGGCGAACTGGGTGGCGAAGACCGCCAACCTGCTCGTCGACGACGTGGCCGCCGGCCCCGGCAGCATCGCCGGCGTGTTGCTCCCCCCGCACTGGCAGACCGCCGCCGTGCTGCTCGGCTGCTGGTCGGCCGGGCTGGCGGTGAGTGAGAAGCCGGGGCCGGTGGACGTGCTCTTCGCCGCCGCCGACCGGGTGCCCGAGGCGGACGCCTGGTCGGCCGGGGAGCGCTACGCGCTGGCGCTCGCCCCGTTCGCCCTGCCGCTGCGTGAGGTGCCGGCCGGCTTCGCCGACTACGTGGTCGAGGTCCGCGTCCACGGCGACCACTTCTCCCCGTACCCGGGGGGAGGTGCGGACCTGGTGGCCCGCGCGGCGGAACGCGCGGGCGAACTCGGCCTCGCCGCCGGTGACCGCGTGCTGGTCGACGCGGCCCGCCACCCGGACCCGCTGGACTGGCTGCTCGCCCCGCTGAGCGCGGGGGCGAGCGTCGTCCTCTGCGGCAACCTCGACCCGGCCCGCGTCGAGTCCCGCACGGCATCGGAGAAGGTCACCCGTTCGCTGACCTGA
- a CDS encoding GntR family transcriptional regulator has protein sequence MDDASDPKKKHSAETFAAELRRRIREGVKGYEAGAKLPTLREFAASEEGVARGVAEKAIDRLRAEGLVESRRGSGSYVRAGRIPRTSPGRLSQEQWGRGLSIQAHDTENPPQVVDVTVGDVVPPPQVADALGVQPGEVVLSRRRRYVRDRRSVQLATAYLPTDLTRGTRVEHTDTGPGGTFARLAEQGFGPTRFVERVIGRAPTPEEIDGVDGQEGLGLRREGSLVFEITRYTYAGDRCVEVSVMVLDAEAYELVYVLPVEKGDDPKKK, from the coding sequence ATGGACGACGCGAGCGACCCGAAGAAGAAGCACAGCGCCGAAACCTTCGCCGCCGAACTCAGGCGCAGGATCAGGGAGGGCGTCAAGGGCTACGAGGCCGGCGCGAAACTCCCCACGCTTCGCGAGTTCGCCGCCAGCGAAGAGGGCGTGGCACGCGGTGTGGCGGAGAAGGCCATCGACCGCCTGCGCGCGGAAGGACTGGTCGAGTCACGCCGGGGCTCCGGTAGCTATGTGCGGGCGGGCCGCATCCCTCGCACCTCGCCAGGTCGGTTGTCGCAGGAGCAGTGGGGGCGTGGGCTGTCGATCCAGGCACACGACACCGAGAACCCGCCACAGGTCGTAGATGTCACGGTGGGCGATGTCGTGCCGCCTCCACAGGTCGCCGACGCTCTCGGGGTACAGCCTGGCGAGGTGGTGTTGTCGAGGCGTCGCCGGTACGTGCGGGATCGCCGCTCGGTCCAGCTCGCCACCGCCTACCTCCCGACGGACCTGACCCGTGGCACGCGCGTCGAGCACACGGACACCGGACCCGGCGGCACGTTCGCCCGACTTGCCGAGCAGGGTTTCGGACCGACGAGGTTCGTGGAGCGGGTCATCGGCCGCGCACCCACGCCCGAGGAGATCGACGGGGTGGACGGTCAGGAAGGGCTGGGTCTACGCCGAGAAGGCAGCCTGGTCTTCGAGATCACGAGGTACACCTACGCGGGCGACCGCTGTGTCGAGGTGTCGGTGATGGTGCTCGACGCCGAGGCGTACGAGCTGGTGTACGTCTTGCCGGTCGAGAAGGGCGACGACCCGAAAAAGAAGTGA
- a CDS encoding helix-turn-helix domain-containing protein — MTGRSRQDGHRELPIGRRMAQLRVRRGMSQQVLADRIGRSKSWVDKVERGVRTLDRLPMIETVAAALGVASGVLVGRKVQRAPVTDATTAVERVREALACYDIPGAIGRDWPSSVAELDHQIGYACTAYRHAHHVQVLRMLPGLLAATRHAAAPEAATDGVRPAADLLVRVYRLTAQVLVKLGEAHLAWLAADRAMATAAGDPRRTALAATPLVQALRALNRGRLATAAATTAVHALDPAPSSPPDDLALAGMLLTEAALAAATYADAATVDDLIDRAAHLAAAHAEHHHDGFGLIVVDLARALTTARLGDSHRAIDLHQRATSSDARQRLPAEHRAAHLIDIARVHLDAGNHHAAGRALLIADHIAPAEVRLRPVAHATLTAVLRAGPTPADVTRLATIIGLTRT; from the coding sequence GTGACCGGCCGGAGCCGCCAGGACGGTCACCGGGAGCTGCCGATCGGACGGCGGATGGCGCAGTTGCGGGTACGCCGGGGCATGAGCCAACAGGTCCTCGCCGACCGCATCGGCCGGTCCAAGAGCTGGGTCGACAAGGTCGAACGCGGCGTGCGTACCCTCGACCGGCTCCCGATGATCGAGACGGTGGCCGCCGCCCTCGGCGTCGCCTCAGGTGTCCTGGTCGGCCGGAAGGTCCAACGGGCGCCGGTCACCGACGCCACGACCGCCGTCGAACGGGTCCGCGAGGCGCTGGCATGCTACGACATCCCCGGTGCCATCGGCCGCGACTGGCCGTCGTCAGTCGCCGAGCTTGACCACCAGATCGGGTACGCCTGCACGGCATACCGGCACGCCCACCACGTTCAGGTACTCCGGATGCTGCCCGGTCTCCTCGCCGCCACCCGCCACGCGGCAGCCCCCGAAGCAGCCACCGACGGCGTGCGGCCGGCCGCCGATCTGCTGGTACGGGTGTACCGGCTCACCGCCCAGGTGCTGGTCAAACTCGGCGAAGCACACCTCGCCTGGCTGGCCGCCGACCGGGCGATGGCCACCGCCGCCGGTGACCCCCGGCGTACCGCCCTCGCCGCCACGCCCCTGGTGCAGGCGCTGCGCGCGCTGAACCGGGGCCGGCTGGCGACGGCCGCCGCCACCACCGCCGTACACGCGCTCGACCCGGCACCGTCCTCCCCGCCGGACGATCTCGCCCTGGCTGGGATGCTGCTCACCGAGGCCGCCCTCGCCGCCGCCACCTACGCAGATGCCGCCACGGTCGACGACCTGATCGACCGCGCGGCCCACCTCGCTGCCGCCCACGCCGAACACCACCACGACGGCTTCGGGCTGATCGTGGTCGACCTCGCCCGCGCGCTGACCACCGCGCGCCTCGGCGACAGCCACCGCGCCATCGACCTCCACCAGCGCGCCACCAGCAGCGACGCTCGGCAGCGGCTTCCCGCCGAACACCGGGCCGCCCACCTGATCGACATCGCCCGAGTTCACCTCGACGCCGGCAACCACCACGCCGCCGGCCGCGCCCTGCTCATCGCCGACCACATCGCCCCCGCCGAAGTCCGACTCCGACCCGTCGCCCACGCCACGCTGACCGCCGTCCTCCGCGCCGGCCCCACCCCGGCCGACGTCACCCGCCTCGCCACCATCATCGGCCTGACCCGGACCTGA
- a CDS encoding acetoacetate--CoA ligase, which produces MPDVLWTPPADVLERSRIGDYLRWLRAHRGLEFTGYAELWQWSVTDLSAFWGSVWDYFQVIAHTPATDVLADATMPGARWFPGATLNYAEHVLRMPGLADDDPVVIAHGQTRAPQTLTAADLREQVRRVAAGLRRLGVGTGDRVAAYAPNIPETFVLMLATSSLGAVFSSCAPEFGTRSVTDRWQQIEPTVLVAVDGYRYGDKPVDRRGEVAAIRAALPSLRHTVAIPYLDPTGTPSEGAIGWAELAAATDEPLTFTPVPFDHPLYVLYSSGTTGLPKPIVHGHGGILLEHLKMLALHHDLGPGDRFFWFTTTGWMMWNFLVSGPAVGSAIVLFDGNPGHPDLGTVWRLAEETGMTYLGTSPPFLLACRKAGLVPKEVADLSALRGLGSTGAPLPPEGFTWVYEAVGETLQLQSLSGGTDVCTGFVGGVPLLPVYPGEIACRALGTKVEARSADGTPVVGELGELVITAPMPSMPVGFWNDPDGRRYREAYFDFYPGVWRHGDWITVNSRGGCVITGRSDATLNRGGVRLGTAEFYSVVEGLDEVVDSVVVHLEDADGGPGELLLFVVLGEGLELDDTLRKKIARELRTALSPRHVPDEIHQVRAVPRTLSAKKLEVPVKKILTGTPVDSAAAKGALANPESLTAFAAFAQRRASDEDATVG; this is translated from the coding sequence GTGCCTGACGTGCTCTGGACGCCACCGGCGGACGTGCTCGAACGGTCCCGGATCGGCGACTACCTACGCTGGTTGCGGGCGCACCGGGGGCTGGAGTTCACCGGCTACGCCGAGCTGTGGCAGTGGTCGGTCACCGACCTGTCGGCGTTCTGGGGCTCGGTCTGGGACTACTTCCAGGTGATCGCCCACACTCCGGCCACCGATGTGTTGGCCGACGCCACCATGCCGGGGGCACGCTGGTTCCCCGGCGCCACCCTCAACTACGCCGAGCACGTGCTGCGGATGCCCGGCCTGGCCGACGACGACCCGGTGGTGATCGCGCACGGGCAGACCCGCGCGCCGCAGACGCTGACCGCCGCCGACCTGCGCGAGCAGGTCCGCCGGGTGGCCGCCGGGCTGCGCCGGCTCGGCGTCGGCACCGGCGACCGGGTGGCCGCGTACGCCCCGAACATCCCCGAGACGTTCGTGTTGATGCTCGCCACCAGCAGCCTCGGCGCGGTCTTCTCCTCCTGTGCCCCCGAGTTCGGCACCCGCAGCGTCACCGACCGCTGGCAGCAGATCGAGCCGACGGTGCTGGTCGCCGTGGACGGCTACCGGTACGGCGACAAGCCCGTCGACCGGCGGGGCGAGGTGGCCGCCATCCGGGCCGCCCTGCCGTCGCTGCGGCACACCGTCGCGATCCCGTACCTCGACCCGACCGGCACGCCTTCGGAGGGAGCGATCGGCTGGGCCGAGTTGGCTGCCGCCACCGACGAGCCGTTGACCTTCACCCCGGTCCCGTTCGACCATCCGCTCTACGTGCTCTACTCCTCCGGCACCACCGGCCTGCCCAAGCCGATCGTGCACGGCCACGGCGGGATCCTGCTGGAGCACCTCAAGATGCTCGCCCTGCACCACGACCTCGGTCCGGGCGACCGGTTCTTCTGGTTCACCACCACCGGCTGGATGATGTGGAATTTCCTCGTCTCCGGTCCGGCGGTCGGCTCGGCGATCGTGCTCTTCGACGGCAACCCGGGCCACCCGGATCTCGGCACGGTGTGGCGGCTGGCCGAGGAGACCGGCATGACGTACCTCGGCACCTCGCCGCCGTTCCTGCTGGCCTGCCGCAAGGCCGGCCTGGTGCCGAAGGAGGTCGCCGACCTCTCCGCGCTGCGCGGGCTCGGCTCCACCGGCGCGCCACTGCCGCCCGAGGGCTTCACCTGGGTGTACGAGGCCGTCGGCGAGACCCTCCAGCTCCAGTCGCTCTCCGGCGGCACGGACGTCTGCACCGGCTTCGTCGGCGGCGTGCCGCTGCTGCCGGTGTATCCCGGGGAGATCGCCTGCCGGGCGCTCGGCACGAAGGTCGAGGCACGGTCGGCCGACGGCACCCCGGTCGTCGGCGAGCTGGGCGAGCTGGTCATCACCGCGCCGATGCCGAGCATGCCGGTCGGATTCTGGAACGACCCGGACGGCCGGCGCTACCGGGAGGCGTACTTCGACTTCTACCCGGGCGTGTGGCGGCACGGCGACTGGATCACCGTCAACTCCCGGGGCGGCTGTGTGATCACCGGCCGCTCGGACGCCACCCTCAACCGGGGCGGGGTCCGGCTCGGCACCGCCGAGTTCTACTCCGTGGTCGAGGGGCTGGACGAGGTCGTCGACTCGGTGGTGGTGCACCTGGAGGACGCCGACGGCGGCCCCGGCGAGCTGCTGCTCTTCGTGGTGCTCGGCGAAGGGCTGGAGCTGGACGACACGCTCCGGAAGAAGATCGCCCGCGAGCTGCGGACCGCGCTCTCCCCCCGGCACGTGCCCGACGAGATCCACCAGGTCCGGGCGGTGCCGCGCACCCTGTCGGCCAAGAAGCTGGAGGTGCCGGTGAAGAAGATCCTCACCGGTACGCCGGTGGACTCCGCCGCCGCCAAGGGGGCGCTGGCGAACCCGGAGTCGCTGACCGCGTTCGCCGCCTTCGCCCAGCGCCGCGCGAGCGACGAGGACGCCACGGTCGGCTGA
- a CDS encoding acyl-CoA thioesterase, giving the protein MTEHPTAAPPGKPTSYSRVTLSRIMTAVDVNLYGTVHGGVLMKFVDDVAGAAAARHSGGTAVTAAIDEIVFAEPVRVGDLVHAHAQVNWTGHSSMEVGVRVVAERWDSAEDEPVPVATAYLVFVAVDVGGAPRPVRPVLPENPEDERRFREAEIRRAHRLARRRAIQAHRAT; this is encoded by the coding sequence ATGACCGAGCACCCCACCGCCGCGCCCCCGGGCAAGCCGACCTCCTACTCCCGGGTCACCCTGAGCCGCATCATGACCGCCGTGGACGTCAACCTCTACGGCACGGTCCACGGCGGTGTCCTGATGAAGTTCGTCGACGACGTGGCCGGGGCGGCGGCGGCCCGACACAGCGGCGGCACCGCGGTCACCGCCGCGATCGACGAGATCGTCTTCGCCGAACCGGTCCGGGTGGGTGACCTGGTGCACGCCCACGCCCAGGTCAACTGGACCGGACACAGCTCGATGGAGGTGGGCGTCCGGGTCGTCGCCGAGCGGTGGGACTCGGCCGAGGACGAGCCGGTCCCCGTCGCCACCGCCTACCTGGTCTTCGTCGCGGTCGACGTGGGTGGCGCGCCGCGTCCGGTCCGTCCGGTGCTGCCCGAGAACCCGGAGGACGAACGCCGGTTCCGGGAGGCGGAGATCCGTCGGGCGCACCGACTGGCCCGCCGCCGCGCCATCCAGGCCCACCGCGCCACCTGA
- a CDS encoding BREX system ATP-binding domain-containing protein: MDAFDHLDLSGEVNPYPSSAVAQIADAGSTSVTIPTVAVRRAVNAMDSYLSAVRARPQTPSGQVLAIVGDYGTGKTHLASYLIRHAAASLGGAVQSVHLNAPPDTFASLYRAFADKLAERRELVHERVRSLYAEILADELRVSSATAPVAEQLRAGTIDPVALVEMFGLMESAFLRQLRERLREVTDNVEFSQALTLLLRGGFEDAVWEWFSGASPSDVLRERGITEAITSSETTALQAMGVFALLIGHGDHPFVMVIDELDQLLTAAGLRADEAIDAFKEMLRVFAASNTFLILAGLPDLLGSLRRDVRDRITEHITMSTLTAAEVQDYVLNRQGGRLEPFTEQTVAQIVDLTSGVPRQVISLCHRLWRRAHDQRSLVTPPMVRQTAREIYDAGNAQNVRAEIRQVLVGAGYDTYVPDHFLDSGVDSRVDYWVPVASNDVGCAILLSEPLLDDTDIAAVERRCRSIRAHRDCELLLVALEPPPARYRQRLREAVGREPLTYHPRSFVDQFALEFKAMASRLEERYPQDGPLAAVAPHLTRLDRRQSATQHLLTVLTGSLEELRGRNDQQLAAIYRELHDIQRGLSSTGGERRGHVAVVATLPAPVVSLFDAAFSAVDLLTPARELLRRAFQEDEGGRGARQSVRARMRTSEVHAATGVTALLTSLIEAFGHAVVEWYGSIDQPPGSGLTARHRERLDTICRVFDVVYEYLPLYQLRSLQGMVGYTVPDRQQQEAEDLLGDFSSRVRTELLVALTPVEG, from the coding sequence ATGGACGCCTTCGACCACCTGGACCTGAGCGGTGAGGTGAATCCTTATCCGTCGAGCGCCGTCGCCCAGATCGCGGACGCCGGATCGACCTCGGTCACCATCCCGACAGTCGCCGTCCGGCGGGCCGTCAACGCCATGGACTCCTACCTCTCCGCCGTCCGGGCCCGCCCGCAGACCCCGTCGGGACAGGTGCTGGCGATCGTCGGCGACTACGGCACCGGCAAGACCCACCTCGCGTCGTACCTGATCCGGCACGCCGCCGCCAGCCTCGGCGGCGCGGTGCAGTCGGTGCACCTGAACGCCCCGCCGGACACCTTCGCCTCGCTCTACCGGGCCTTCGCCGACAAGCTGGCCGAGCGGCGGGAGCTGGTCCACGAGCGGGTCCGCAGCCTGTACGCCGAGATCCTCGCCGACGAGTTGCGCGTCTCCTCGGCGACCGCGCCGGTGGCCGAGCAGCTGCGTGCCGGGACGATCGACCCGGTCGCGCTGGTGGAGATGTTCGGGCTGATGGAGAGCGCGTTCCTGCGGCAGTTGCGGGAACGGCTCCGGGAGGTCACCGACAACGTCGAGTTCAGCCAGGCGCTCACCCTGCTGTTGCGGGGAGGTTTCGAGGACGCGGTCTGGGAGTGGTTCAGCGGCGCGTCCCCCTCCGACGTCCTCCGCGAGCGGGGCATCACCGAGGCGATCACCAGCAGCGAGACCACCGCGCTCCAGGCGATGGGGGTCTTCGCCCTGCTGATCGGACACGGCGACCACCCGTTCGTGATGGTGATCGACGAGCTGGACCAGTTGCTCACCGCCGCCGGCCTGCGCGCCGACGAGGCGATCGACGCGTTCAAGGAGATGCTGCGGGTCTTCGCCGCCTCGAACACCTTCCTGATCCTGGCCGGGCTGCCCGACCTGCTCGGCTCCCTGCGGCGGGACGTGCGCGACCGGATCACCGAGCACATCACGATGTCCACGCTGACCGCCGCCGAGGTGCAGGACTACGTCCTGAACCGGCAGGGCGGCCGGCTGGAGCCGTTCACCGAGCAGACGGTCGCGCAGATCGTCGACCTGACCAGCGGGGTCCCCCGGCAGGTGATCTCGCTCTGCCACCGGCTCTGGCGGCGGGCCCACGACCAGCGGTCCCTGGTCACGCCCCCGATGGTCCGGCAGACCGCGCGGGAGATCTACGACGCCGGCAACGCGCAGAACGTCCGCGCCGAGATCCGTCAGGTCCTGGTCGGCGCGGGATACGACACGTACGTACCGGACCACTTCCTGGACAGCGGCGTGGACAGCCGGGTGGACTACTGGGTGCCGGTCGCCTCGAACGACGTGGGCTGCGCCATCCTGCTCTCCGAGCCGCTGCTCGACGACACCGACATCGCCGCGGTGGAACGCCGGTGCCGGTCGATCCGCGCGCACCGCGACTGCGAACTGCTGCTGGTCGCGCTGGAGCCGCCTCCGGCCCGGTACCGCCAACGGCTGCGGGAGGCGGTCGGCCGGGAGCCGTTGACCTACCATCCCCGCTCCTTCGTCGACCAGTTCGCTCTGGAGTTCAAGGCGATGGCGAGCCGGCTGGAGGAGCGGTACCCACAGGACGGTCCGCTCGCCGCGGTCGCCCCGCACCTGACCCGGCTCGACCGGCGGCAGTCGGCCACCCAGCACCTGCTGACCGTGTTGACCGGCTCGTTGGAGGAGCTTCGGGGGCGCAACGACCAGCAGCTCGCCGCGATCTACCGGGAGCTGCACGACATCCAGCGTGGGCTCTCCAGCACGGGTGGCGAACGTCGCGGGCACGTCGCCGTCGTCGCCACCCTGCCCGCGCCGGTGGTCAGCCTCTTCGACGCCGCCTTCTCCGCGGTCGACCTGCTCACCCCGGCCCGGGAACTGCTGCGCCGGGCCTTTCAGGAGGACGAGGGCGGGCGCGGGGCACGGCAGTCGGTGCGGGCCCGGATGCGGACCTCGGAGGTGCACGCCGCCACCGGGGTCACCGCCCTGCTGACCTCGCTGATCGAGGCATTCGGGCACGCCGTGGTCGAGTGGTATGGATCAATCGACCAGCCGCCGGGCAGCGGCCTGACCGCACGGCACCGGGAGCGGCTCGACACGATCTGTCGGGTCTTCGACGTCGTCTACGAGTACCTCCCCCTCTACCAGCTACGCAGCCTCCAGGGCATGGTCGGTTACACGGTGCCCGACCGACAGCAGCAGGAGGCGGAGGACCTCCTCGGCGACTTCAGTTCCCGGGTCCGGACGGAGCTGCTGGTCGCGCTCACCCCCGTCGAGGGCTGA